ACGTGGTCGTGCACCAGCAGGACCTCCAGGGCGTGGTCAACGCCCTGTGGGCCGGCGGGGCCGAGGCGATCATGGTGCAGGATCAGCGCATCGTCGCGACCAGCTCGGTCCAGTGCGTGGGCAACACCCTCTACCTCCAGGGACGGGTCTACTCCCCGCCCTTCACCGTCACCGCCGTCGGGGACCCCGAGGCCCTGCACGCGGCGCTCGCGGCGGACCCGGTCGTCGCGACCTACCGCGACTGGGCCGACGCCGTCGGACTGGGGTATGCCGTGGCCGACCTCGGGGAGACCGAGCTCCCGGCCTACGCCGGTCAGGTGCGGCCGAGCCACGCCCGGGTCGTCGACTCCCGCTGACCCGCGCGGCGGTCAGTCGGTCGGCTCCTCCGAGGGGGGTGGGTCCTCCGGCGGTCCCGGCTCGGTCGGCTCCGGCTCGGTCGGCTCCGGGGGCACCGTCGGATCCTCGGTGGTGGGGTCCTCGGTGGGCTCCTCCGTCGGCTCGTCCGTGGTGGGCTCCTCGGTGGGCGTCGGCGTCGGGCTGGGCGTCACCGTCACCGACTCGGTGACGACCTCGGTGGCGGTCTGGACCGGCTCGGCGGCGACGACGAGCTCGACCGTGGTGCCCTGCTCGACCGTGTCGCCGGGGTCGATCGACTGCTCGAGGACGGTCCCGGCGTCGGCGTCCCCGGTGCGCCGCGTCGTGACCTCCCACTCCAGGGTCTGCTCGTCCAGGAGCAGCACCGCCTCGTTCTGGTCGCGACCGACGACGTCGGGGACCTCGACCTCACCGCTGGACACGGTGAGCACGATGAGCTGGTCGGGGGCGATCTCCTCGCCCTCACCGGGGTCGCTCGAGACGACCTGGCCCTCCTCCCAGTCCGGGTCGTCGGTCTCCTCCGACTCCCCGCGTACGTTGCTGAACCCCTCCCGCTCCAGCAGGTCGCGGGCCGCCTGCTCCTCCAGCCCTTGCAGCCGGGGGATGGTGCGGGCCTGCGGGCCGGCCGAGACCGTGAGCTCGATCTCCTCGCCCCGGGGCGCCTCCCCGCCGGGCGGGTCCTGCTCGATGACGATGCCGGGCTCCTCGGCGCTGTTGCGCTGCACGACGGCCTCGGCCACGGTGAAACCTGCCGCGGTCAGCGTGGTGCGCGCCTGCGCCTCGGTGCTGCCCACGGTGCTCGGCACGACGAGCATCTCGGGCCCGTCGTCCCCGTTGGGTCCGAGCACCTGCACCAGGACCCAGGCGACCCCGGCCAGCGCCACCAGGGCGAGCGCCCCGAGCATCAGGGCGGCACCCGGGTGGCGGCGCTCGCGGACGGGCAGCTCGTCGGTCCGCTCGTAGCGGTCGTCCTCGTCGGAGCTCGGGAAGATCCCCGTGGGCTCCTCGGGATGGTCCTGCGCCCCCGCGCCGGCGGCGGGCACCGCCTGCGTGGCGGCACCGGCCCGGCTCGTCGCGGCGGCCGCGACGGCGGCCGCCCCCGCACCGGCCACCCCGAGCCCGAGGGCCCGGTCGTAGGTGGATCGCGCCGCGGCGGAGACCGGCTCGCCCGCCCGGGCGGCGTTGAGGTCGGCGCGGAAGGCCGCCGCGTCCTGGTAGCGCTCCTCCGGCTTCTTCTCCAGCGCGTGCAGGGTGACCGCGTCCAGGGCCTGCGGCAGCCGGGCCGCGTGGGTGGACGGCGCCTTCGGCGCCTCGCCGAGGTGCTGGTAGACCAGCGAGACGGGGTCGCCCTGGAAGGGCGTGCGCCCGGCCAGCAGCTCGTAGAGCAGGCACCCGACGGAGTAGAGGTCGGAGCGGCCGTCGACGTCCAGCCCCTGGGCCTGCTCCGGGGAGAGGTAGCGGGCCGTGCCCATGACGGCCTGGGTCTGCGTCATGGTGGCGGCGGTGTCGGCGATGGCCCGGGCGATGCCGAAGTCCATGACCTTCACCGCACCGGCCTCGGTCACCATGACGTTGGCGGGCTTGATGTCGCGGTGCACGAGGCCGCGCTCGTGGGCGTACTCCAGCGCCGCGAGCACCGCGGCGGTGATCCGTGCCGCCTCGTCGGGGTCCAGGGTGCGCTGCTCGTTGAGCAGCTCGCGCAAGGTCTTGCCCTCGACCAGCTCCATGACGATGTAGGGCACCTGCACCGTGGCTCCGCCGGACTCGACCACCGCCTCCTCGCCGGAGTCGAAGACACCCACGATGGCGGGGTGCGACAGGCCGGCGGCCGACTGCGCCTCGCGCCGGAACCGGGCGAGGAAGGAGGAGTCCCGGGCCAGGTCGGTGCGCAGCACCTTGATCGCCACCGGCCGGCCCAGCCGCAGGTCGTGGCCCAGGTGCACGTCAGCCATGCCACCGCGGCCGATGAGGTCGCCGAGCTCGTAGCGTCCGCCCAGCACCCGCTGCGAGGCCGGGGGGTCGTCGGGGCGTGGGGTGGCCTGCGTGGGGTCCTCGCTCATCGTTCCACTCCTGCGTCGAGCATGGCCCGGGCGACCGGCGCCGCGACCTGTCCACCGGTCTCCCCGGTCCAGTTGTCGGTGGCCGACTCGACGATGACCGCGACCGCGATCTGCGGGTCGTCGGCGGGCGCGAACCCGGTGAACCAGGCGTGGGCAGCTCCGCTGTCACCGAACTCGGCGGTGCCGGTCTTGCCCGCCACCTGCACCTCCGGCAGGGCGGCGGCCTGGCCCGACCCCTGCTCGACCACGCGCACCATCATGTCGGAGAGCTCGTCCGCGGTCTGCCCGGAGACGGCCCGCGCCCGGGTGCGCGGCTCGGCGGACTCGATGACCTCCAGGTCGGAGTTGCGCACCTCCTCGATGAGGTATGGCGTCATCAGCACGCCGTCGTTGGCGATCGCCGCCGAGATCATCGCCACCTGCATCGGCGTCACCCGCACCTCGAACTGGCCGATGCCGGTCAGCGCCAGCTGGGCGTCGTCGAGGGTGTCCGGGTAGATCGAGGGGGTGACGCTCATGGGGACATCGAGCGGCTCGCCGAACCCGAAGGCCTCGGCCTGCTCACGGATGGCGTCGGCGCCCAGCTCACCGGCCAGCCAGGCGAAGGAGGTGTTGCACGAGACCTGGACCGACTCGGCGAGGGTCGGGCGGTCCTCCGGGTCGCAGGCGGCGCCGCCGAAGTTGGGCAGCGTGGTCTCGGTGCCGGGCAGGGTGTAGGTCAGGCCACCCTCCAGCTCGGTGTCCGGCTCGTACTCCCCCGACTCCAGCGCCGCGGCGGCCAGGACGAGCTTGAAGGTCGAGCCGGGCGGGTAGAGGTCGCCGCCGATGGCGCGGTTGGTCAGCGGGTCCGCCGGGTCCTCGATGAGCGCGGTGTAGGCCTCGTCGACCGCGCTCAGTCGGTGGCTGGACAGGGCGTTGGGGTCGAAGCCGGGGCGGCTCACCATGGCCAGGATCGCCCCGGTGCTGGGGTCCAGGGCGACGGCGGCTCCCTGGCGGTCACCCAGGGCCTCCACCGCCGCCGCCTGCACGTCCGGGTCGATGGTGAGCTCCAGGCTGGCCCCGGAGGCCGGCGTGCCGGTGACGACGTCGGACAGCCGCTGGTAGAAGAGGCTGTCGTCGGTGCCGGCGAGCAGCGAGTCCGCGGCCCGCTCCAGGCCCAGCCCCGCGCCGTAGGTGAAGGAGTAGTAGCCGGTGACGTGGGCGTACCGGGACGGCTGCTGGTAGCGGCGCAGCCACTCCAGCTCGTCGTCGGTCGGCTCCGAGGAGGCGATGGGGCTGCCGTCGACGAGGATGGCCCCCCGGTCACGGCTGTAGTTCTCGATGAGCGTGCGCCGGTTGCCCGGGCGCTCGCGCAGGTCGTCGGCCTGCACGAACTGGATCCACGTGGTCGCCAGCAGCAGCGCGGTGAACATGGCGAAGACGACGAGCGCCAGCCGTCGGACGGGGGTGTTCATCGCAGGGCCTCCGCCCGCTCGGCGGCGTCGATGCTCGGGTCCTGGCGGCGCTCGGAGATCGGGCGCCGAGCGGCGTCGCTGATCCGCAGCAGCAGCGCCACGATGATCCAGTTGGCCAGCAGCGAGGAGCCGCCGGCGGACAGGAACGGGGTGGTGAGACCGGTCAGTGGGATCACCCGGGTGATGCCGCCGACGATGACGAAGACCTGCAGCGCCACGGTGAAGGACAGCCCCACGGCCAGCAGCTTGCCGAAGCCGTCGCGGGATCCGATCGCGGTGCGCAGCCCGCGCTCGACGAGCAGGGCGTACAGCATGAGGAGGGCGAACAGGCCCACCATCCCCAGCTCCTCGCCGAAGCTGGCGACGATGTAGTCGCTGTTGGCGTAGTAGGTGATGTAGGGGTAGCCGTTGCCGAGGCCGGCACCGAAGATGCCGCCGTGGGCCAACCCCATCAGCCCCTTGGCGACCTGGTCGGACTGGTCGGGCGCGAACGGGTCCAGCCACAGGGTGACCCGGCTCTGCACGTGGCTGAACAGCCGCCAGGCCAGCACGGCGCCGGAGGCGAAGAGGGTCAGGCCGATGACGATCCAGCTGGTCCGCTCGGTCGCGACGTAGAGCATCGCGACGAAGAGGCCGAAGAAGAGCAAGGAGGAGCCCAGGTCGCGCTGCAGCACGAGGATGAGCACCGAGAGGGACCACGCGACGAGGATCGGACCGAGGTCCCGGGCCCGGGGGAGCTGCAGGCCCAGGACACGGCGCCCGACGAGCGACAGGGCGTCCCGGGTGGAGACGAGGTAGCCGGCGAAGAAGACGGCCACCGCGATCTTCGCCAGCTCGCCCGGCTGGAAGCTGAACGGCCCGATGCGGATCCACAGCCGGGAGCCGTTCACCGTCTCCCCGATGACCGGCAGCATCGGCAGCAGGAGCAGGACGAAGCCGAGCGCCATCGCGATGTAGGTGTAGCGGCGGAGCACCCGGTGGTCGCGCAGCAGCACGAGGACGACCGCCGCCATCGCCATGGCCAGGCCCGTCCAGATGAGCTGACGGCTCGCGACCCCGGAGGTGCCCAGCTGGCCGGGCACGAGGTCGATCCGGTGGATCATCACCAGGCCCAGCCCGTTGAGCAGCGTCGCCAGCGGGAGGAGGAGGGGGTCGGCATACCTCGCGCGCAGGCGGAGCACGACGTGCAGACCCGCCGCCAGCGCCGCGAAGATGCCGACGTGCCACCAGACGTCCGTGGGCAGCTCGCCGGTGACCGTGAGGTTCACCGCGACGTAGGCCAGGGTGACGATGCCCACGGCGAGCACGAGCAGCAGCAGCTCGATGGTCCGGCCGCTGCGGACCGCGAGGCTGGTGACGGTCGAGGGGGTGGGGGTCGAGGTGCTCACGGGCATCCCTCCGGCCAGACGACCGTCGCGGTGGGACGGGGCTCGTCCTCGGCGCCGGTGGGCGCGACGCCGGAGGTGGCGTCCCCCGGGCCGGCGAGGGCGCCGCTGCCCAGGTCCAGGGACTCGCGCAGCAGGTCGTCCACGGGCGAGGGCGTGCCCGAGCCGCCGGTGGCGTCGGCGAGGCTGTCGGCGGTGGTCGTGTCCATGTCGTCCGGGACCTGCGTGGAGGTGGTCCCGTCGGGCAGCAGCACGGTCGGGACGCAGGCCGCCGGGGTGAGGGCACGCAGGTCCTCGACGACACGGTCGGCCCCGGCGCGGCCGTCGGCGGACAGGGTGTCCTGGACCCGGGCCTGGTAGTAGTCCGGCAGGTCTTCCACGAGCACGTCGGTCTGCTCCTCGGCCGTGGACAGCCGCAGCGGCCCGAGGTCCTGGGAGATGCCGCGGTAGATCGTCACCCGGCCGTCCTGCTCGCCGACGAAGTACTGCTGCTGGCTCCACGTCCAGGCCGCCCAGCCGCCCGCGACGAGCACCGTGGCGACGGCGACACCGACCCCGACCAGCCGCAGCCAGCGGACCCAGGGGCGGGTCTGCTCCTCGGCCAGCACCGGTGCCTCGGCGATCTCCGAGGTGCCCGCCGCCTCCCGGGACAGGGCGGCGGCCTTCTCGGCGGGGCTGAGGTGGCTCAGCGGGCGGGTGCCGCGGCGCTCGCTGGCGGCCCCCACCACCTGGGGCTTGCTCGTGCCCTCGCCGGGTGACACGGCGTCGGCGACGATGACGCTGACGTTGTCGCGGGTCGAGGCGCGCAGGGCGGTGTGCACCAGCGCGTCGGCGACCTGGCCGGGGGTGCGACCGGGCTCGGCGAGGATCTCCGTGACGACCTCGGTGGAGACGTAGTCGGTGAGCCCGTCGCTGCACAGCAGCACCCGGTCGCCCTCGCGCAGCTCGCGCAGGGACAGGTCGGGGTGGTCCTCGGGGCGGCCGGTGAAGACGCGGGTCACGAGGGAGCGCTGCGGGTGGTGCTGCGCCTCCTCCTGGCTGATCCGGCCCTCGTCGAGCAGCTTCTGGACGAAGGAGTGGTCGGTGGTGATCTGGGTGAGGCGGCCACCGCGCAGGAGGTAGGCCCGGGAGTCGCCGATGTTGGCGACCGCGAGCTTGCTGTCCACCCGGAGCATGGCGATGCACGTGGTGCCCATGCCGTCGGAGTCGGGGTAGACCTCCATGACGTCGGCGAGCCGGTTGTTGGCCTCCTCGAGGGCGTGCTCGAGGATGTCCAGCGCGTCGTCGGCGCCGTGCGACTCCCCGTCGAGGTGCACGAGCTCGCCCACGACGAGGGACGAGGCGACGTCACCCGCGGCGTGCCCGCCCATGCCGTCGCAGAGCACCAGCAGCTCGGGACCGGCATACGCGGAGTCCTCGTTGCGGGACTTGCTGCCGAGGCCGATGTTGGTGCGCGCGGCGTAGCGCAGGGCGAGGGCCATGCTCAACGACGCAGCTCGAGGACGGTCTGGCCGATCCGGATCTGCGCCCCCGGGTCGAGCCGGGCACCGGTGCCGATGCGCTGGCCGTTGACCTCGGTGCCGTTGGTCGAGCCGAGGTCGTCGGCGTACCACGCGTCGGCGCCGGGGTAGATGCGCAGGTGCCGGCCCGAGGCGTAGTCGTCGGTGAGGACGAGCGAGCACTCGGGGTTGCGCCCGACGAGGACCCCGGCGTCGTGCAGCGGCACCGAGGTGCCGCGCAGCCGGCCCTCGGTGACGACGAGGTGGGTGGGGGTGTTGCGGCGCTGCTTGCGGTCCGAGCGCGACTCCGGCTTGCGGGTGGGGCCGGCGTTGCGGGTGAGCACCCGGGTGCCGTAGAGGTCGCCGCGCAGCGCGCCGACGACGGCCACGACGAAGGCCCAGAGCAGCACGACGACGCCGAGGCGCAGCAGGTTGAGGGTCAGCTCACCCATCAACCCTCCAGGTGGACCGTGATGTGGGTGCGTCCCAGGGTGATGCGGTCGCCGGAGCGCAGCTCCTCGCTCCCGACCTGCTCACCGTTGAGGTAGGTGCCGTTGGTGGAGTTGAGGTCGCGCAGGATGACCTGCAGGTGCGGCCCGTCGTGGCCGATGCGGATCTCGGCGTGGCGGCGGGAGGCCCCGGGGTCGTCGACGACGATCGTGCAGTCGTCGCCACGACCGAGGGTGGTGACGGCCGTGGTCAGCGGGACCTGACGGCCGTCGATGGTCAGGGCGGGGCCGGAGCGGCGCGGGCGCGGCCGCTCCTGCGCGGGCCGACGGTATGCCGACTCCTCGTAGGCCTCGGCGTCGCGGTCGTGGTCGCTCGCCTGGGCGGCACGACGTGCGTCGGCCTCCCGCTGCTCGCGCTCCTGCGCCTCGCGGCGCTCGTCCCGGGCGCGCTGGGCCTGGGCGAACTCGCGCGCGCCGCCGCGCTGGCCGCCCTGCCGGCCGTCCTTGGCCGTCGGGCGGACCCGGAAGATGCCGGTCTCCAGCTCCTCGCCGGAAACGAGACGGACCTCGAAGGGGCCGGGGGCGACATACCGCTGGGCGTCGGCGTGGTCCTCGGCGGCGGCGACGAGCTCGTCGGTCAGGGCGTGCTCGTAGGACGCCAGCCGCTCGTAGTCGGACTCGGCCAGCTCGACGGTGAAGACGTTGGGGACCATGGTGCGCCCCGGGCCGAGCACCGCGGCCCGGTCGTCCATGGCGCCCCGCATGGCGGAGGCGATCTCGACCGGCTGCACCTCGGCCTTGAAGACCTTGGCGAAGGGCTGCTTGACGGCGCGCTCGAGACCCCGCTCGAGCCTGTCGAACACACCCACGTCCTGCTCCTCGGTCTCGTCACGGCACTGGCTGGCGCCTCGATGGTATCTGCCGACGGTGGGAGGAGCCTGGAGGCTGGGGGGTGCGGTGAGGGCTGCGGCGGCGGGTCCGGTGGGCCTCGGGCGGGGTCGACGATTCGGGCCGCACCCTCCCGGCGTGCTAATCTTGCTCGGCACTCGCGCGAGTGGCGGAATAGGCAGACGCGCACGGTTCAGGTCCGTGTGCCCGCAAGGGCGTGGGGGTTCAACTCCCCCCTCGCGCACGACGAAGGGCCCCAGGGATCATCGATCACCTGGGGCCCTTTCTCTGTGCCCGCCCGGGCTTGTCTCGGTCACGCCGGGGGGTCCGGCGCCGGGCCCCACGCATCACCTGTCCCATCCGTCACCTGCTGCGGGGACGTGCACGACGGCACGGGGTATGTCCCCGTTCCCGGTGCATATCCCCGCGCCGTGCGGCGGGTGAGGCTCGAGCGACCGGTGGGAGACCCGGCCGTGCCCCGGCCGCTCGGCAGACTGCTCAGAGCCGGGTGACCGGCCCCCGGCTCATCCCCGCAGCCGGTCCTCAGGCCTCGTGGGCCACCACGCCGCGCTGGAGCACCATCTGCAGCTGGCTGTCGGGGTCGGCGAGGACCTGGGCGTCCTGCAGCGGGTCGCTCCGCCAGAGCGTCAGGTCGGCCGTCGCGCCCTCCGCGACCGTGCCCAGCGTCCCGGTCCGCCCCAGAAGGTCGGCACCCACGAGGGTGGCCGAGCGCAGGATGTCCTGCGGCGCCTGGACCTGCGCGCGGATCGTGAACTCGTGGCTCTGGTGCCGGTGCATGGCGCCCAGCAGGTCGGTGCCCAGTGCGATCCGGACCCCGCCCTTGGAGGCCAGGTCCAGCGCGTGCAGCCCGGCCTCGAGCACGTCGCCCACCTTGGCCTGGCTGGCCTCGGGCAGCCCGGCCTCGGCGCCCTCCTTGCTCAGGTAGTCGTAGGTGACGAGGGTCGGGACGAGGAAGGCGTCGTGCTCGCGGAAGAGCGTGACGCTGGAGGCGTCGATGAGGTTGCCGTGCTCGATGCACCGCAGGCCCAGCTCCAGCCCGCGGTTGACGGCCCGGGCGGTGTAGGCGTGCCCCGTCACGTAGCGGTTGGCGTTGGCGGCCTCCTCCACCACCGCCCGGATCTCGTCGACCGAGAACTGCAGCGAGTCGACCCGGTCGGTCGGGGAGGCGACCCCGCCGGAGAGCATGATCTTGACGTGGTCGGCGCCGGTGCGCAGCTGGTTGCGCGCGGCGCGGCGGACCTCGTCGACCCCGTCGCAGAGGGTGCCGATGTTGGGGCAGCAGACGTGGTGGTCGACCACCTGGCGGCCGGCGCTGCGCAGGTCCGCGTGGCCTCCGCTCGGGGACAGCGCCTTGCCGCCGAAGAACACCGTGGGTCCAGACCAGAGCCCGTCGGCGACCGCGGCCGCGACCCCGTGGTCCGCCCCGCCGACGTCGCGTACCGAGGTGAAGCCACGCCGGAGCATCCCGCGCAGGATCCCCTGGGTCTGTGCCGCGACGTAGAAGGGCGAGTACTCCGCCTGGGCCGCCAGGTCCGCCGTGCCGGCGGTGACGTGGACGTGCGCGTCGATGAGCCCGGGGCTGACGAACAGCCCGGTGGCGTCGACGGTGGTGGCGGACCGCGGGACCGTCACGTCGGTGCCCACCTCCTGGACCACCCCGTCGCTGACGACCACGTCGGCACGCACGGCCTCCCCGGCCGTGACGTCGCAGACGGTCCCTCCCTGTAGGACGACGGTATGCGGTTCCACTGGTGGTCTCCTCTCGCGGGCTTCGTGCCTCACCCTGCCACAGTCCCGCAAGAAATGTTGCACAATGTCACCATGTCCGTCAGCGAGGTGCCGCCGTGGGTGGCGGCGCGCCTGGGGGCACGTGCACCGGGGCGGGGGGTGCAGGAGGTGCTGAGGACGCTGGGCTCGCACCCGCGCCAGATGTCGTATGCCTCGGTCCAGGAGGCGGCGGACCTCGCCGAGGTGAACCCCGCCACGGTCGTGCGTGCGGCCCAGCTCATCGGGTTCACCGGCTGGCCGCAGCTGCGGGCGGAGGTCCGGTCCCGCTACCTGTCGCTGCTCTCCGCCTCCGAGGTGCTGCAGGAGCACGGGGAGGCGCAGGGTGCCGGGGAGTCGGCCGTGCGTCAGGACCTGCACAACCTGCGGGACCTGGGCACCCTCCTCGACGAGGACCAGCTCGCCCGGGTGGCGGCCATCATCATGGCCGCCCGCACCACCCTCGTCCTCGGGTCGGGCAGCTTCGCGGCCCCCGGTCTGCAGCTGGCTCACCTGGCGCAGACCCTGGGGCACGACGTCCGGCTGGAGCGGGCGGGCGGCACGGCGCTGCTCAACGCCTTCGCGACGCTGCGCGAGGGGGACGCGCTGGTGATCTTCCACCTGTGGCGGACGCCCGGGGACCTGCTGCAGATCGCGGGGCTCGCCCGTGACCGGGGGGTGCGGCTGGTCGTCGTCGGCGACCACGCCCGCCCGGGGATCACGGCGCTCGCCGACGAGTTCGTCATGGTCCCGAGCGAGGGGGCCAGCATGTTCCCCTCGCTGGTGCCGACGGTGACGGTGGTCCAGGCGGTCGTGGCCGCGATCGTGGCGGCCGACCCGGGGGCGGCGACCCGGGCCACCGACGCCGCCGACGAGCTCTGGCGCGACTTCGGTCTCTTCCCCCGCGACAAGGACGGACTGCTGCCCGAGGTGCAATAGTTGTTGCAATCTGGTGGCACTCGCGGTTGGATGGCGTGCAACGTCCGCCGGGCCCGGCGGTCCCATCCCGTCCCTGTGGGAGGTCTGTCATGCAGCCCGTGCACGTCACCATCCTGGTGCTCTACCTGGCCCTGATGGTCGGGATCGGCGTCTGGTTCAGCCGGCGCAAGTACACCGCGACCGGGGACGACTTCCTCTTCGCCGGCCGCAGCCTGCCCAAGCCGGTGATGATCGGGACCCTGCTGGCCACGTGGGTCGGGTCCGGGACGATCATCGGCGGGGCGAGCTTCGCCTACACCTACGGGCCGCTGGCCTCGATCTTCTTCATGGCGGGAACCCCGGTCGGCATCGTCGTCCTCTACTTCATCGCCAAGCGGGTCCGCCGCTCGGCCGCCCACACCGTGCCCGAGCTGCTCGAGCGGCGCTACGGCGTGGCGGTGCGGATCATCGCGGCCCTCATCACCATCCTCGCCTACACCGGCATCACCGCCTACCAGTTCACCGGCGGCGGCTACATCATCAGCGTCATCACGCCCCTGTCCCCACAGGGCGGCGCGATCCTCGTGGCCGTCATCATCACCCTCCTCGCGGTGGGCGGCGGGCTGCGGTCGGTCGCCTGGAGCGACTTCGTCTCCGCCATGGTCATCGTCGTGAGCCTGCTCGTGGCGCTGCCGATCATCCTGGGCCGGGACATCGGCGGGTGGGACGCCTACTGGCAGGGGATGCCGGACACCCACACCACCCTCTCCGGCGGACTCCCGGCGCTCGCCCTGCTGGGCTACTTCCTCCCGCTCTTCCTGCTCATCCTGGCCGACCAGAACATGTACCAGCGGCTCGGCGCGGCCCGCACCGAGGAGGAGGCCAAGCAGGCCACCGCGGGCTTCTTCCTCACCAGCTTCCTCGTCACCGTGCCCGTCGCGCTGCTCGGGTCGGCGGCCGTGGTGCTCATGCCCGACATCGAGCCGGACACCGCCATCCTCTCCCTCGCCGGCGAGGGCTACCTGCCGGTGGTCATCGGCGGACTGCTGCTGGGCGGCGCGCTGGCCTTCATCATCACCACCGGGTCCTCGTTCCTGCTCTCCGGCGCCGGCAACGTCGTCTACGACGCCGTGCAGCGGATGATGGGTGTCTCGCTCGACGACGGCGGCCGGCTCAAGGTGCACCGCCTGGCGGTCCTGGGGATCGCCGTGGTGGCCTACGTCCTCGGGCGCTTCTTCCCCACCGTGCTGGAGCTGCAGCTCTACTCCTACACCGTCTACGGCGTGGCCCTGGCCCCGCCGGTGCTCGCGATCTTCTTCTGGCCGCGCGCGACGAAGTGGGGCGCCATCGCCTCGATGAGCGTCGCGGTCGTCGTCACCATCACCTGGGAGCAGCTGGGCCAGCCCGGCGACGTCACCTCGGTGCTCGTGTCCCTGCCCGCCACCCTGGTCACCCTGGTGGTCGTCAGCCTGCTGACGCCCGGGTCCCGGCGCGCCGGCGAGGACCAGCCGCTGGAGACCGCCGAGGGTGAGGCGCGGTGATGCGGCTCCAGGACTACCGTGCCCTCAGCTTCGACGTCTACGGCACGCTCATCGACTGGGAGGCCGGGATCGGGGGCGTCCTCGTCCCCTGGGCCGCGCAGGTGGGCCTGGGCCTGAGCGAGGAGGAGCTGCTGCGCGAGTATGCGCGGCACGAGGCCGACGTGGCGCGCGAGCACCCGCGCACGCTCTACCCGGAGGTGCTCGCCCGGGCGTTCGCGCGCACGGGTCGGGCGCTCGGCGTCGAGGT
This genomic window from Serinicoccus chungangensis contains:
- a CDS encoding MurR/RpiR family transcriptional regulator — protein: MSVSEVPPWVAARLGARAPGRGVQEVLRTLGSHPRQMSYASVQEAADLAEVNPATVVRAAQLIGFTGWPQLRAEVRSRYLSLLSASEVLQEHGEAQGAGESAVRQDLHNLRDLGTLLDEDQLARVAAIIMAARTTLVLGSGSFAAPGLQLAHLAQTLGHDVRLERAGGTALLNAFATLREGDALVIFHLWRTPGDLLQIAGLARDRGVRLVVVGDHARPGITALADEFVMVPSEGASMFPSLVPTVTVVQAVVAAIVAADPGAATRATDAADELWRDFGLFPRDKDGLLPEVQ
- a CDS encoding sodium:solute symporter family protein, giving the protein MQPVHVTILVLYLALMVGIGVWFSRRKYTATGDDFLFAGRSLPKPVMIGTLLATWVGSGTIIGGASFAYTYGPLASIFFMAGTPVGIVVLYFIAKRVRRSAAHTVPELLERRYGVAVRIIAALITILAYTGITAYQFTGGGYIISVITPLSPQGGAILVAVIITLLAVGGGLRSVAWSDFVSAMVIVVSLLVALPIILGRDIGGWDAYWQGMPDTHTTLSGGLPALALLGYFLPLFLLILADQNMYQRLGAARTEEEAKQATAGFFLTSFLVTVPVALLGSAAVVLMPDIEPDTAILSLAGEGYLPVVIGGLLLGGALAFIITTGSSFLLSGAGNVVYDAVQRMMGVSLDDGGRLKVHRLAVLGIAVVAYVLGRFFPTVLELQLYSYTVYGVALAPPVLAIFFWPRATKWGAIASMSVAVVVTITWEQLGQPGDVTSVLVSLPATLVTLVVVSLLTPGSRRAGEDQPLETAEGEAR